The proteins below are encoded in one region of Homo sapiens chromosome 2, GRCh38.p14 Primary Assembly:
- the GPR17 gene encoding uracil nucleotide/cysteinyl leukotriene receptor isoform a (isoform a is encoded by transcript variant 2), whose product MSKRSWWAGSRKPPREMLKLSGSDSSQSMNGLEVAPPGLITNFSLATAEQCGQETPLENMLFASFYLLDFILALVGNTLALWLFIRDHKSGTPANVFLMHLAVADLSCVLVLPTRLVYHFSGNHWPFGEIACRLTGFLFYLNMYASIYFLTCISADRFLAIVHPVKSLKLRRPLYAHLACAFLWVVVAVAMAPLLVSPQTVQTNHTVVCLQLYREKASHHALVSLAVAFTFPFITTVTCYLLIIRSLRQGLRVEKRLKTKAVRMIAIVLAIFLVCFVPYHVNRSVYVLHYRSHGASCATQRILALANRITSCLTSLNGALDPIMYFFVAEKFRHALCNLLCGKRLKGPPPSFEGKTNESSLSAKSEL is encoded by the coding sequence GCTCTGACTCCAGCCAAAGCATGAATGGCCTTGAAGTGGCTCCCCCAGGTCTGATCACCAACTTCTCCCTGGCCACGGCAGAGCAATGTGGCCAGGAGACGCCACTGGAGAACATGCTGTTCGCCTCCTTCTACCTTCTGGATTTTATCCTGGCTTTAGTTGGCAATACCCTGGCTCTGTGGCTTTTCATCCGAGACCACAAGTCCGGGACCCCGGCCAACGTGTTCCTGATGCATCTGGCCGTGGCCGACTTGTCGTGCGTGCTGGTCCTGCCCACCCGCCTGGTCTACCACTTCTCTGGGAACCACTGGCCATTTGGGGAAATCGCATGCCGTCTCACCGGCTTCCTCTTCTACCTCAACATGTACGCCAGCATCTACTTCCTCACCTGCATCAGCGCCGACCGTTTCCTGGCCATTGTGCACCCGGTCAAGTCCCTCAAGCTCCGCAGGCCCCTCTACGCACACCTGGCCTGTGCCTTCCTGTGGGTGGTGGTGGCTGTGGCCATGGCCCCGCTGCTGGTGAGCCCACAGACCGTGCAGACCAACCACACGGTGGTCTGCCTGCAGCTGTACCGGGAGAAGGCCTCCCACCATGCCCTGGTGTCCCTGGCAGTGGCCTTCACCTTCCCGTTCATCACCACGGTCACCTGCTACCTGCTGATCATCCGCAGCCTGCGGCAGGGCCTGCGTGTGGAGAAGCGCCTCAAGACCAAGGCAGTGCGCATGATCGCCATAGTGCTGGCCATCTTCCTGGTCTGCTTCGTGCCCTACCACGTCAACCGCTCCGTCTACGTGCTGCACTACCGCAGCCATGGGGCCTCCTGCGCCACCCAGCGCATCCTGGCCCTGGCAAACCGCATCACCTCCTGCCTCACCAGCCTCAACGGGGCACTCGACCCCATCATGTATTTCTTCGTGGCTGAGAAGTTCCGCCACGCCCTGTGCAACTTGCTCTGTGGCAAAAGGCTCAAGGGCCCGCCCCCCAGCTTCGAAGGGAAAACCAACGAGAGCTCGCTGAGTGCCAAGTCAGAGCTGTGA
- the GPR17 gene encoding uracil nucleotide/cysteinyl leukotriene receptor isoform b (isoform b is encoded by transcript variant 3), producing the protein MNGLEVAPPGLITNFSLATAEQCGQETPLENMLFASFYLLDFILALVGNTLALWLFIRDHKSGTPANVFLMHLAVADLSCVLVLPTRLVYHFSGNHWPFGEIACRLTGFLFYLNMYASIYFLTCISADRFLAIVHPVKSLKLRRPLYAHLACAFLWVVVAVAMAPLLVSPQTVQTNHTVVCLQLYREKASHHALVSLAVAFTFPFITTVTCYLLIIRSLRQGLRVEKRLKTKAVRMIAIVLAIFLVCFVPYHVNRSVYVLHYRSHGASCATQRILALANRITSCLTSLNGALDPIMYFFVAEKFRHALCNLLCGKRLKGPPPSFEGKTNESSLSAKSEL; encoded by the coding sequence ATGAATGGCCTTGAAGTGGCTCCCCCAGGTCTGATCACCAACTTCTCCCTGGCCACGGCAGAGCAATGTGGCCAGGAGACGCCACTGGAGAACATGCTGTTCGCCTCCTTCTACCTTCTGGATTTTATCCTGGCTTTAGTTGGCAATACCCTGGCTCTGTGGCTTTTCATCCGAGACCACAAGTCCGGGACCCCGGCCAACGTGTTCCTGATGCATCTGGCCGTGGCCGACTTGTCGTGCGTGCTGGTCCTGCCCACCCGCCTGGTCTACCACTTCTCTGGGAACCACTGGCCATTTGGGGAAATCGCATGCCGTCTCACCGGCTTCCTCTTCTACCTCAACATGTACGCCAGCATCTACTTCCTCACCTGCATCAGCGCCGACCGTTTCCTGGCCATTGTGCACCCGGTCAAGTCCCTCAAGCTCCGCAGGCCCCTCTACGCACACCTGGCCTGTGCCTTCCTGTGGGTGGTGGTGGCTGTGGCCATGGCCCCGCTGCTGGTGAGCCCACAGACCGTGCAGACCAACCACACGGTGGTCTGCCTGCAGCTGTACCGGGAGAAGGCCTCCCACCATGCCCTGGTGTCCCTGGCAGTGGCCTTCACCTTCCCGTTCATCACCACGGTCACCTGCTACCTGCTGATCATCCGCAGCCTGCGGCAGGGCCTGCGTGTGGAGAAGCGCCTCAAGACCAAGGCAGTGCGCATGATCGCCATAGTGCTGGCCATCTTCCTGGTCTGCTTCGTGCCCTACCACGTCAACCGCTCCGTCTACGTGCTGCACTACCGCAGCCATGGGGCCTCCTGCGCCACCCAGCGCATCCTGGCCCTGGCAAACCGCATCACCTCCTGCCTCACCAGCCTCAACGGGGCACTCGACCCCATCATGTATTTCTTCGTGGCTGAGAAGTTCCGCCACGCCCTGTGCAACTTGCTCTGTGGCAAAAGGCTCAAGGGCCCGCCCCCCAGCTTCGAAGGGAAAACCAACGAGAGCTCGCTGAGTGCCAAGTCAGAGCTGTGA